In Astatotilapia calliptera chromosome 16, fAstCal1.2, whole genome shotgun sequence, one genomic interval encodes:
- the cmklr2 gene encoding G-protein coupled receptor 1, protein MNDSTDDYNYTYSYDLDYGDIDDIRVEHSQTEPMHIFSVVIYIISFMLGVIGNGAVIWVMAFKCKKRVNSVWLLNLAIADFVFVLFLPFFIDYIMRDFHWEFGVAMCKINSFVSVMNMYASVLFLTVLSIDRYISVVHLNWCQKYRTVNRAWFACGCIWGLAAILSSPALIFRDTMTLGDKVVCFNNFHTHDPHIAAMRHITIVIIRTTVGFLLPLTAISVTGILLIVKMKQSGSSVQLSSFSKTVTAVILAFFLCWTPFHTFSLMELTIHSSPYLHNLLKTGFPLATSLGFFNSCVNPLLYMFLTKKVRNIIKQACLDITKNSLREFSQSISVTEIESVAGVYENGVHGEHVASSTI, encoded by the coding sequence ATGAATGATTCCACTGATGACTATAACTACACGTACAGTTACGACCTAGATTATGGTGACATTGACGATATTAGGGTTGAGCACAGTCAGACAGAACCTATGCACATTTTCTCTGTAGTTATCTACATAATCTCTTTCATGCTTGGTGTGATCGGCAATGGAGCTGTTATTTGGGTGATggcatttaaatgcaaaaagaGAGTCAACAGCGTGTGGTTGCTCAATCTTGCCATAGCCGATTTTGTATTTGTGCTCTTCCTGCCGTTCTTCATTGATTACATTATGCGGGACTTCCACTGGGAGTTCGGTGTGGCTATGTGTAAGATTAACTCCTTTGTGTCTGTGATGAACATGTATGCCAGTGTGCTGTTTCTCACAGTGCTCAGTATAGATAGATACATTTCTGTCGTCCATCTTAACTGGTGTCAGAAGTATCGCACCGTAAACCGAGCTTGGTTCGCATGTGGTTGTATTTGGGGGCTAGCCGCCATCTTGAGCAGTCCCGCTCTAATCTTTCGTGACACGATGACCTTGGGCGACAAGGTGGTGTGCTTCAACAACTTCCACACACACGACCCTCATATAGCAGCCATGAGACACATCACGATAGTGATTATCCGCACCACTGTGGGCTTTCTTTTACCGCTGACTGCTATAAGCGTGACGGGTATACTTCTGATAGTGAAAATGAAACAATCTGGGAGTTCGGTTCAGTTGTCTAGCTTCTCCAAAACAGTCACTGCAGTAATCCTCGCCTTCTTTTTGTGCTGGACACCTTTTCATACTTTCAGCCTGATGGAGTTAACCATACATTCCTCACCTTACTTACACAATTTACTGAAAACTGGCTTTCCTCTCGCCACGAGCTTGGGCTTTTTTAACAGTTGTGTAAATCCCCTGCTGTACATGTTCCTGACTAAAAAAGTGCGCAATATCATCAAGCAAGCCTGTCTGGACATAACCAAGAATTCACTTAGAGAGTTCAGCCAGTCGATCTCTGTCACTGAGATCGAATCTGTGGCAGGAGTTTATGAGAATGGTGTTCACGGTGAGCACGTGGCATCATCAACAATCTGA